From a region of the Burkholderia sp. PAMC 26561 genome:
- a CDS encoding MFS transporter, with protein sequence MLTENTSSIGDVLPESDTPSSLRQWLSVAAVTLGAFAFVTTEFLPVGLLPYVSRELGVLPGTAGLMVTTPGIIAAISAPGLMLGAGRMDRRHVFLLLTAILLASNLLSAFASNFGVMLLGRALLGAALGGFWTLATSAARRLVEPRDAARAMATILTGVTCATVIGVPLGTFIAGLASWRVSFMATGGLVAVALVAQLLMVPSLPSSTALRFSDLTKLLKQSHSRKSLLMVALVFAGHFASFTYVTPFLLGDAHLDISTITWLLLGFGVIGFVSNFAASATVVKNLKMTTATMIFILAAALLLMPVFQHWQLGVSAIVLAWGIAFGALPLCFSVWIQRATPDQPEAGSALFVSIIQLAIAAGSLVGGTVVDRAGIPADFLLGGSLSLLGLVALLSIGARKETASAVPVPCNATPE encoded by the coding sequence ATGTTGACGGAAAACACATCCTCTATCGGCGACGTCCTGCCCGAAAGCGACACCCCTTCCTCGCTGCGCCAGTGGTTATCGGTGGCGGCGGTGACGCTCGGCGCATTTGCATTTGTCACGACCGAGTTCCTGCCGGTGGGACTTCTGCCTTATGTATCGCGCGAACTGGGCGTCTTGCCCGGTACCGCGGGCCTGATGGTGACGACGCCCGGCATCATCGCAGCGATATCGGCGCCCGGGCTGATGCTCGGAGCCGGGCGCATGGATCGACGGCATGTTTTTCTACTGCTGACGGCGATATTGCTGGCATCGAACCTGTTATCCGCATTCGCTTCCAACTTTGGCGTGATGCTGTTGGGGCGCGCGTTGCTCGGCGCCGCGCTGGGCGGTTTCTGGACGTTGGCGACATCCGCTGCAAGGCGGCTCGTCGAACCCCGCGATGCAGCCAGGGCAATGGCAACGATACTCACCGGCGTCACCTGCGCGACCGTCATTGGCGTGCCGCTGGGGACGTTCATTGCGGGGCTTGCGTCGTGGCGGGTATCGTTCATGGCAACCGGCGGTCTTGTTGCCGTTGCGCTCGTTGCGCAGTTGCTGATGGTGCCGTCGCTGCCGTCATCGACAGCACTGCGCTTCAGCGATCTCACGAAATTGCTTAAGCAATCGCATTCGAGGAAGAGCCTGCTGATGGTGGCCCTTGTCTTCGCCGGCCACTTTGCGTCCTTTACATACGTCACACCATTTTTGCTTGGCGATGCGCATCTCGACATATCGACGATCACCTGGTTATTGCTCGGCTTTGGTGTGATCGGATTCGTGTCGAACTTTGCGGCATCGGCGACCGTGGTCAAGAACCTCAAGATGACGACGGCGACCATGATCTTCATCCTGGCGGCCGCGTTGTTGCTGATGCCCGTATTTCAGCATTGGCAACTGGGCGTAAGCGCGATCGTGCTGGCATGGGGTATCGCGTTCGGCGCGCTTCCGCTTTGCTTCAGCGTCTGGATCCAGCGCGCGACGCCAGATCAACCGGAAGCAGGTTCGGCGCTCTTTGTCAGCATCATTCAGCTCGCGATTGCGGCGGGGTCGCTGGTCGGCGGAACGGTGGTCGATCGCGCCGGCATTCCCGCCGACTTCTTGCTCGGCGGCTCGCTTTCGCTGCTGGGGCTCGTGGCGCTGTTGAGCATTGGCGCGCGCAAGGAGACGGCGTCGGCGGTGCCGGTTCCGTGCAACGCGACGCCTGAGTGA
- a CDS encoding SDR family NAD(P)-dependent oxidoreductase, translated as MTTLFSLDGRRAVVTGAASGIGAAIAKLYASAGARLLLADRDAARLAIQADLCRAAGATVETVQADVGVEAEANRIIDTCIEAFGGIDILVNNAGMLTQARCTDLTTEMWDDMMRVDLRSVFLCTRRALPFMTAQRWGRVINIASQLGIKGGAELCHYSAAKAGVIGFTKSLALEVAPDNVLVNAIAPGPIETPLVDGISEAWKKAKSAELPLRRFGLADEVAPTALLLASDPGGNIFVGQTLGPNSGDVMP; from the coding sequence ATGACCACTTTGTTTTCACTCGATGGCCGCCGCGCGGTCGTCACGGGCGCGGCGAGCGGCATTGGCGCGGCGATTGCGAAGCTGTATGCATCGGCGGGGGCGCGTTTGCTGCTTGCCGATCGCGACGCGGCACGCCTTGCCATTCAGGCCGATCTATGTCGCGCGGCCGGTGCAACCGTGGAAACGGTGCAGGCCGACGTGGGCGTTGAAGCGGAGGCGAACCGCATTATCGATACATGTATTGAAGCGTTCGGCGGCATCGATATCCTCGTGAACAACGCCGGTATGCTCACCCAGGCGCGCTGCACGGACCTCACGACCGAGATGTGGGACGACATGATGCGCGTCGACTTGCGCAGCGTATTCTTGTGTACGCGGCGCGCGCTGCCGTTCATGACCGCGCAACGCTGGGGCCGCGTGATCAACATTGCGTCGCAGCTCGGCATCAAGGGCGGCGCGGAGCTGTGCCATTACTCGGCGGCGAAGGCGGGCGTGATCGGCTTTACGAAATCGCTCGCGCTGGAAGTGGCGCCCGACAACGTGCTCGTCAACGCAATCGCGCCGGGACCGATCGAGACGCCGCTCGTGGACGGCATCAGCGAAGCGTGGAAAAAAGCCAAGTCCGCGGAATTGCCGTTGCGCCGTTTCGGTCTTGCTGATGAGGTTGCGCCGACGGCTTTGCTGCTGGCGTCCGATCCCGGCGGCAATATTTTCGTGGGCCAGACGCTCGGACCGAATTCCGGCGATGTCATGCCGTGA
- a CDS encoding ABC transporter substrate-binding protein, which yields MHPGKVELRVLGTSVTLQEHIRKQAEQELGIKLRFIVDDGFAVQRAGVMHPDRYEVYDQWFHSIDCLWPARALQPIDVSRIRRWDEINSLPRTGQLANHACTNAGSVPVDRLYVQPDNSLARTPTERISMLPLTHNADSFVYLEDALPPALQGTPESWAWLLAPELSGRVALQADAAIGAIDAALAVEAAGLMKFADIGNLSIEEIDALIDTLIGFKQRGHFAGFWSTFAEAAQLMIANKVAIQSIWSPATVELERAGLRFRLASPQEGYRAWFGGMALSRLARGRVLDAAYEYLNWWLDGWAGATMARQGFYISNPERSREHLDDAEWAYWYDGKPAAAELPGPVSRHLVAAGQQRDGGNYMARMGRIAVWDSVMDEHNYLVRRWNDFMRA from the coding sequence ATTCATCCGGGGAAAGTCGAATTGCGCGTGCTCGGCACTTCCGTCACGTTGCAGGAACATATCCGCAAGCAGGCCGAGCAGGAGCTTGGCATCAAGTTGCGGTTTATCGTCGACGATGGTTTTGCGGTCCAGCGCGCGGGCGTCATGCATCCCGATCGCTACGAGGTCTACGACCAGTGGTTTCACAGCATCGACTGCCTGTGGCCGGCGCGTGCGCTGCAGCCCATCGATGTCTCGCGTATCCGCCGCTGGGACGAGATCAATTCCCTGCCGCGAACTGGCCAGCTCGCCAATCACGCGTGTACCAACGCGGGCAGCGTGCCCGTCGACCGCCTTTACGTGCAGCCCGATAACTCGCTCGCGCGCACGCCCACGGAGCGCATCAGCATGTTGCCGCTCACGCATAACGCCGACAGTTTCGTTTATCTGGAAGACGCATTGCCGCCCGCGCTGCAAGGCACGCCGGAAAGCTGGGCGTGGCTGCTCGCGCCCGAACTGAGCGGCCGGGTCGCGCTGCAGGCGGACGCGGCGATCGGCGCCATCGATGCCGCCCTGGCCGTTGAAGCTGCAGGGCTGATGAAGTTCGCCGATATCGGCAACCTGAGCATCGAGGAGATCGACGCGTTGATCGATACGCTGATCGGTTTCAAGCAGCGCGGGCATTTCGCGGGCTTCTGGTCCACCTTCGCCGAGGCCGCGCAACTGATGATTGCGAACAAGGTCGCGATCCAGAGTATCTGGTCGCCGGCGACCGTGGAACTCGAGCGCGCGGGGCTGCGCTTCCGGCTGGCGAGTCCGCAGGAGGGGTATCGTGCGTGGTTCGGCGGCATGGCGCTTTCGCGTCTCGCGCGCGGCCGGGTGCTGGACGCCGCTTATGAGTACCTCAACTGGTGGCTCGACGGCTGGGCCGGCGCGACCATGGCGCGGCAAGGTTTCTACATCTCGAACCCCGAACGTTCACGCGAGCATCTTGACGACGCAGAATGGGCTTACTGGTACGATGGCAAGCCCGCGGCGGCCGAACTTCCCGGGCCGGTCAGCCGGCATCTGGTGGCCGCCGGCCAGCAGCGCGACGGTGGCAACTACATGGCGCGCATGGGCCGTATCGCCGTGTGGGATTCCGTGATGGACGAGCATAATTACCTGGTGCGACGCTGGAACGATTTCATGCGCGCCTGA
- a CDS encoding tetratricopeptide repeat protein, which produces MKSRWLALCAALALAACAQNPSHSNQVRICDDQGCSNRSKSQVSFEASGNGNDADTDGRITALESAAQKEPRAAYDLGLRYFRGDGVRQDSYQALVWMRKAAEGGDLEAQKALGNFYLFGLEEMGSDPREAEKWLLIASGRGDAESRKLLEQARAAKKSEETYYKWQTEWRAVYYGYWSSGYPYYGRWQQRSWYGY; this is translated from the coding sequence ATGAAGTCTCGCTGGCTGGCGCTGTGCGCCGCCCTGGCGCTGGCAGCCTGCGCCCAAAATCCGTCACACAGCAATCAAGTCCGGATTTGCGACGACCAGGGTTGCAGCAACCGCTCAAAAAGTCAGGTGTCGTTCGAGGCATCAGGAAACGGCAATGACGCGGACACCGATGGCCGCATCACCGCGCTTGAGTCGGCGGCGCAAAAAGAGCCTCGCGCGGCCTACGACCTGGGGCTTCGGTATTTCCGCGGCGACGGTGTGCGTCAGGATAGTTATCAAGCGCTCGTGTGGATGCGAAAGGCCGCTGAAGGCGGCGATCTCGAAGCGCAAAAAGCGCTGGGAAATTTCTATTTGTTCGGCCTCGAAGAGATGGGATCAGATCCCCGCGAGGCCGAGAAATGGCTGCTGATTGCATCGGGGCGAGGCGATGCTGAGTCGCGCAAACTTCTTGAGCAAGCGAGAGCTGCAAAGAAGTCAGAGGAGACCTACTACAAATGGCAAACCGAATGGCGAGCAGTCTATTACGGCTATTGGTCTTCGGGCTATCCGTACTACGGTCGCTGGCAGCAGCGTAGCTGGTACGGATACTAA
- a CDS encoding GntR family transcriptional regulator — translation MTRSARGALKQPGRTEKSDIRAPDSMAGSASGSVSDPAQETSGDTDTRLRYRLIHDQLKSAIALGRIAPGLVLLEGPVARIFGTSRVPVRKAFEMLHAGGLLHTFEGRGYLVAHPDGRIPDPVRAPLSEAALGFEEAQAPLELPSNSERIYHALEAAVSIAVAFGHYRIDESLAAEVFGVSRGAVREALSRLRDFGLVEKSAYSHWLAGPLTARAVAQDYELRVLLEPAALRAGYAKLSRETIDAACDEIERAILDPDSIDADGLQQLETTLHVDFLQHAPNKKLLVTIDRALMPLTVNHAFFNAFNLHPELATLIEHRAVLFALRDADIDTAARALLLHLHAAQKRTLQRLKVLAVLPEPDLPLYMQRIV, via the coding sequence ATGACAAGAAGCGCACGCGGCGCGCTCAAGCAGCCGGGCCGCACTGAAAAATCCGACATCCGCGCGCCAGACTCGATGGCAGGGTCTGCGTCTGGGTCTGTGTCCGATCCTGCGCAGGAAACATCGGGCGACACCGACACGCGGCTGCGCTACCGGCTGATCCACGACCAGTTGAAAAGCGCGATTGCGCTTGGCCGTATCGCGCCTGGGCTCGTGCTCCTCGAAGGACCTGTCGCGCGTATTTTCGGCACGAGCCGCGTGCCTGTGCGCAAGGCGTTCGAGATGCTGCACGCCGGAGGTTTGCTGCATACCTTTGAAGGGCGCGGTTACCTCGTTGCGCATCCCGATGGCCGCATCCCCGATCCCGTCCGGGCACCGCTTTCGGAAGCCGCGCTCGGTTTCGAGGAGGCACAGGCGCCGCTCGAACTGCCGTCCAACAGCGAGCGGATCTATCACGCGCTGGAAGCGGCCGTTTCGATTGCGGTTGCATTCGGGCATTATCGGATCGATGAAAGCCTTGCTGCCGAGGTGTTCGGCGTCAGCCGTGGCGCCGTACGCGAAGCACTGAGCCGGCTGCGCGATTTTGGTCTCGTGGAGAAATCCGCTTACTCGCACTGGCTTGCCGGGCCGCTGACCGCGCGGGCGGTGGCTCAGGATTACGAGCTGCGTGTATTGCTCGAACCCGCGGCGTTGCGCGCCGGCTATGCGAAGCTTTCACGCGAGACGATCGATGCTGCGTGTGATGAAATTGAACGGGCGATCCTCGATCCTGATTCGATCGATGCCGATGGCCTTCAGCAACTCGAAACCACCTTGCACGTGGACTTTTTGCAGCATGCACCCAACAAGAAGCTGCTGGTCACTATCGACCGGGCGCTGATGCCGCTCACGGTGAATCATGCGTTTTTCAACGCGTTCAATCTGCATCCGGAACTTGCTACGCTGATCGAGCATCGCGCGGTTTTATTCGCGCTGCGAGACGCAGATATCGATACCGCCGCGCGGGCGCTCCTGCTGCACCTGCATGCGGCGCAGAAGCGGACCTTGCAGCGGCTCAAGGTGCTAGCGGTGCTGCCCGAACCCGACCTGCCTTTGTATATGCAGCGGATCGTTTAG
- a CDS encoding CobW family GTP-binding protein, which produces MSLAYDILPLTLVTGFLGSGKSTLLADVLQGDAARDTAVLVNEFGDVGLDHLLIGEVDARTVLLDNGCVCCSIRGELKDALATLFSQRARGDVPPFSRVVLETTGLATPAPIIATLLADPVIRSHYALNATITVVDAVNAHEQHARYPEWLAQVTAADRLLISKPDLVDELRLTELARMLTALNPAADVLIRGDAATAQGVDGHDGRALLDILFASASSIDLIGRIGGAQRRVAVKGALAHRGEQASTIQSFCMQVDIPLDWQVFTLWFTMLLNRHGDKILRVKGLLCIADSDRPAVLHAVQHLVHPVLHLDAWPPAGEGPRRCSRLVFITESLGRDAIEASYARFQHHLEEAVH; this is translated from the coding sequence ATGAGCCTCGCTTACGACATCCTGCCGCTCACGCTCGTGACGGGCTTTCTCGGCAGCGGAAAATCGACCTTGCTCGCCGATGTCCTGCAAGGCGACGCCGCGCGTGACACGGCGGTCCTCGTCAACGAGTTCGGCGATGTCGGCCTGGACCATCTGCTGATAGGTGAAGTCGATGCACGCACCGTCCTGCTCGATAACGGTTGCGTCTGCTGCTCCATTCGCGGGGAGTTGAAAGACGCGCTCGCCACGCTTTTTTCACAGCGCGCGCGTGGCGACGTGCCGCCGTTCTCTCGCGTGGTGCTGGAGACAACGGGACTGGCGACGCCTGCGCCGATCATCGCAACCTTGCTCGCCGATCCGGTGATCCGCAGCCACTATGCGCTCAACGCGACGATCACCGTGGTCGATGCAGTGAACGCGCACGAGCAGCACGCACGGTATCCGGAATGGCTCGCGCAAGTAACGGCGGCCGACCGCTTGCTGATCAGCAAACCGGATCTCGTCGATGAACTCCGGCTCACGGAACTGGCCCGCATGCTCACGGCGCTCAATCCGGCCGCCGACGTGCTGATCCGCGGCGATGCAGCGACCGCACAAGGCGTGGATGGCCATGACGGGCGGGCGCTCCTTGACATACTGTTTGCATCGGCGAGTTCCATTGATCTGATCGGGCGGATTGGCGGCGCCCAGCGTCGCGTTGCTGTGAAAGGCGCGCTTGCGCATCGCGGCGAGCAGGCATCGACCATTCAATCCTTCTGCATGCAGGTCGATATACCTCTCGACTGGCAGGTCTTCACCCTCTGGTTCACGATGCTTCTCAACCGTCACGGTGATAAGATTTTGCGTGTGAAGGGGCTGCTCTGCATTGCAGACTCGGACCGTCCGGCCGTGCTGCATGCGGTGCAGCATCTCGTTCATCCCGTGCTGCACCTGGATGCATGGCCGCCGGCGGGCGAGGGTCCGCGGCGCTGTTCCCGGCTCGTGTTCATCACCGAAAGTCTCGGCCGCGACGCAATAGAAGCGTCGTATGCGCGGTTCCAACACCATCTGGAAGAAGCCGTTCATTGA
- a CDS encoding SDR family NAD(P)-dependent oxidoreductase — protein MSAEQGVQNKGVRRVAIVTGAASGIGHALAVAYAKAGVAVVGGYFPGDPHDPSQTEQAVREAGGECVMQPVNVTSADEVEAFATLAVERFGRLDYAVANAGLLRQAALTEMSDNQWFEMLDVDLSGVMRTFRAAARHIEDHGSMVAVSSIAGGVYGWEHHAHYSAAKAGVPGLCRAVAMELAPRGVRCNAVIPGLVETPQSLDAVNSLGPDGLREAARTIPLKRVGRPSEIAALIRFLTSDDASYITGQSIIADGGLTVRWPG, from the coding sequence ATGAGCGCGGAACAAGGGGTACAGAACAAAGGAGTGCGGCGGGTCGCGATCGTGACCGGTGCGGCAAGCGGGATTGGCCACGCGCTTGCCGTCGCTTACGCAAAGGCTGGCGTGGCAGTTGTCGGCGGTTATTTTCCCGGCGATCCGCACGATCCTTCGCAGACGGAACAAGCGGTGCGCGAGGCGGGCGGCGAGTGCGTGATGCAGCCGGTCAACGTGACGTCGGCTGACGAAGTCGAGGCCTTCGCCACGCTCGCCGTGGAGCGTTTCGGCAGGCTTGACTACGCGGTCGCCAACGCGGGCTTGCTGCGCCAGGCGGCGCTCACCGAGATGAGCGACAACCAGTGGTTCGAGATGCTCGACGTCGACCTGAGCGGCGTGATGCGGACCTTCCGCGCGGCGGCGCGTCATATCGAGGATCATGGTTCGATGGTCGCGGTTTCGTCCATTGCCGGGGGTGTGTACGGTTGGGAACACCATGCGCATTATTCTGCTGCGAAAGCAGGCGTGCCGGGTCTGTGCCGGGCGGTCGCAATGGAGCTGGCTCCGCGCGGTGTGCGCTGCAACGCCGTGATTCCCGGGCTGGTCGAAACGCCCCAATCGCTCGATGCCGTCAACTCGCTCGGTCCCGATGGCCTGCGCGAGGCGGCGCGCACGATTCCGTTAAAACGAGTCGGGCGGCCCTCCGAGATCGCGGCGCTGATCCGCTTCCTGACAAGCGATGACGCGTCCTACATCACGGGCCAGTCGATCATCGCCGACGGCGGCCTCACCGTGCGCTGGCCGGGCTAG
- a CDS encoding polysaccharide deacetylase family protein, translated as MAKEILVAFGIDVDAVAGWLGSYSGEDSPDDISRGLFAGEVGSMRLLKLFEREKIRTTWFIPGHSIETFPEQMKAVADAGHEIGIHGYSHENPIAMTPEQEEAVLDRSIELVTQLSGRRPTGYVAPWWEFSPVSNELLVKKGIKYDHSLMHNDFHPYYVRVGDTWTKIDYSKHPSAWMKPLVRGQETDLVEIPANWYLDDLPPMMFIKKSPNSHGFVNPRDIEQMWRDQFDWVYREHDDYAVFPITIHPDVSGRPQVLLMLERLIEYFRGHEGVRFCTCDEIADDFLARFPRGK; from the coding sequence ATGGCCAAGGAAATCCTGGTGGCATTTGGTATTGACGTGGACGCTGTTGCCGGATGGCTCGGTTCATACAGCGGCGAGGATTCACCTGACGATATTTCCCGGGGCCTGTTCGCGGGCGAAGTCGGATCGATGCGCCTGCTCAAGCTCTTCGAGCGCGAAAAGATCAGGACAACGTGGTTCATTCCAGGTCATTCCATCGAAACATTCCCGGAGCAGATGAAAGCCGTCGCGGACGCCGGACACGAGATCGGCATTCACGGCTATAGCCACGAGAACCCGATCGCGATGACACCGGAACAGGAAGAGGCCGTGCTCGATCGCAGCATTGAACTGGTGACGCAGTTGTCCGGCCGTCGCCCGACCGGATACGTGGCGCCGTGGTGGGAGTTCAGCCCGGTATCGAACGAGTTGCTGGTCAAGAAGGGCATCAAGTACGACCACAGCCTGATGCACAACGACTTCCACCCGTACTACGTGCGCGTGGGCGATACGTGGACCAAGATCGACTACAGCAAGCATCCGAGCGCGTGGATGAAGCCGCTCGTACGCGGTCAGGAAACCGATCTGGTCGAGATTCCGGCGAACTGGTATCTCGATGACCTGCCGCCAATGATGTTCATCAAGAAGTCGCCCAACAGCCACGGCTTCGTGAACCCGCGTGACATCGAGCAGATGTGGCGTGATCAGTTCGACTGGGTGTATCGCGAGCATGACGACTATGCCGTGTTCCCGATCACCATTCACCCCGACGTTTCCGGCCGCCCGCAAGTGCTCCTGATGCTCGAGCGGCTGATCGAGTACTTCCGTGGTCACGAAGGGGTGCGGTTCTGCACCTGCGACGAAATCGCCGACGACTTCCTGGCCCGCTTCCCGCGCGGCAAATAA
- a CDS encoding Mpo1 family 2-hydroxy fatty acid dioxygenase — MKTLTEQLTQYAAYHRDRRNVATHFVGIPMIVLALAVLLSRPVWMTAELPFALSPACALFLAATLYYLVLDVQLGVIMAIVSVLCLAVGQWLAAQSTVVWLVTGAGLFLTGWVLQFVGHMAYEHRKPAFVDDVIGLMIGPLFVLAEALFRFGWRPALHRAIRADERD; from the coding sequence TTGAAAACGCTGACGGAGCAACTCACTCAATACGCGGCCTATCATCGCGACCGTCGTAACGTCGCCACGCATTTCGTAGGCATTCCCATGATCGTCCTTGCGCTCGCGGTGCTTCTCAGCCGGCCCGTGTGGATGACCGCCGAGCTGCCGTTTGCGCTTTCGCCGGCGTGCGCCTTGTTCCTCGCGGCGACGCTCTACTATCTTGTCCTCGATGTCCAGCTTGGCGTCATCATGGCGATCGTTTCCGTGCTGTGCCTGGCCGTCGGGCAATGGCTCGCCGCACAGTCCACGGTTGTCTGGCTGGTCACGGGGGCAGGGCTCTTCCTGACTGGATGGGTGCTGCAGTTCGTAGGGCATATGGCGTATGAGCATCGCAAGCCGGCTTTCGTGGACGATGTCATCGGCCTGATGATCGGGCCTTTGTTCGTGCTGGCCGAAGCGCTGTTCCGGTTTGGCTGGCGTCCCGCCTTGCATCGTGCGATCAGGGCGGATGAGCGTGATTGA
- a CDS encoding helix-turn-helix domain-containing protein produces MNPYLFHFSTDAYSEDQRFDVWRDEVNAIFDVGIEKPASQRFNYNLSTGYVGSLLMGCGTWAGEDDPVAYSVKRPSQMIRRDGLDHFYLCLGITHSLSGYAARATINAEPSKIYILDLARELDSEIIAGDTIILTIARDLLDPRIKSANLHGTVLQGALSTLLGDHMHALRRQLPNLAPAEMPYVEQATLAMVSAALAPCIATLADAEDEINQTVFNRVRRFIDANLKSADLTPSLICRDVGISRAQLYRLFSRESGVVSYIQQRRLDKIRQILESPAGAGYRISTLAFEYGFKSESHFSRTFRQAFGYSPREARDRGSSFEKSASSPTDTAQYAGSLKEVLGKLD; encoded by the coding sequence TTGAATCCCTATCTTTTCCATTTCTCGACGGACGCCTATTCCGAGGACCAGCGGTTCGACGTGTGGCGGGACGAAGTCAATGCGATATTCGACGTAGGCATCGAAAAACCGGCTTCCCAGCGCTTTAACTACAATTTGTCGACCGGTTACGTCGGTTCGCTGTTAATGGGATGCGGCACGTGGGCAGGTGAGGATGATCCGGTTGCGTATAGCGTCAAACGTCCATCGCAAATGATTCGACGGGATGGACTGGATCACTTCTACCTTTGTCTCGGCATTACACATTCATTGTCGGGATATGCCGCCCGGGCGACGATCAATGCAGAGCCGTCGAAGATTTATATCCTCGATCTCGCGCGGGAACTCGATTCGGAGATCATTGCCGGCGACACGATCATATTGACGATCGCACGCGATCTTCTTGATCCACGCATCAAGTCGGCGAACCTGCACGGAACCGTACTGCAAGGCGCGCTCAGCACGCTGCTCGGCGATCACATGCATGCGCTGCGCAGGCAATTGCCCAACCTGGCGCCAGCGGAAATGCCTTATGTGGAACAAGCGACACTCGCCATGGTTTCGGCCGCCCTCGCGCCATGTATCGCAACTTTGGCGGACGCGGAAGACGAGATCAATCAAACTGTCTTTAACCGGGTGCGCCGGTTTATCGATGCAAACCTAAAATCGGCCGATCTCACACCCTCATTGATTTGCCGCGATGTCGGCATTTCCCGCGCACAGCTTTATCGGTTGTTTAGTCGTGAATCGGGCGTTGTTTCGTACATTCAACAACGTCGGCTCGACAAAATCCGCCAGATACTCGAGAGCCCGGCTGGTGCGGGTTATCGGATTTCCACCCTCGCTTTCGAATATGGCTTTAAAAGTGAATCGCACTTCAGCCGGACATTTCGCCAGGCATTCGGCTATTCGCCCCGTGAGGCGCGCGACCGGGGATCTTCGTTTGAGAAATCAGCTTCTAGTCCCACCGATACAGCCCAATACGCTGGCTCATTAAAAGAGGTACTCGGAAAGCTTGATTGA
- a CDS encoding MFS transporter, with protein MMKENPLAASGFKLEKILPVDVKRATIVAFFAWVFAVYDFILFGTLLPEIGKHYGWDAAMQAEIATLVAIGTAVIAFAIGPVLDRAGRKAGLLWTVAGAALCSGLTVVGGALGQWPLVLIRSLSGLGYAEETVNATYLNELYSAANDPRLNRNKGFIYSLVQGGWPIGALIASGLTAVLLPRIGWQGCFIFATFPAIVIFFMTRRLKESPQFLLHKRIKTLRESGDDHGARALAGEHSVDYEQHSRAGLREAFRGTSLRATLVLGGGILLNWSAIQVFSVLGTTVLTRVHNVSFENSLLILVLSNVIGYCGYLSHGWIGDKIGRRNTLAIGWMLGGLAFAGMLLGPSSTGVVVALYSLGLFFLIGPYSAALFFIGESYPTSIRGTGSSIVHAMGPIGAILAGVGVTAMLNHGGDWMHAAIWFGAVPCFLSGVLIFFAKHVNPEEVK; from the coding sequence ATGATGAAAGAAAATCCGCTCGCTGCGTCCGGATTCAAGCTGGAAAAGATCCTGCCGGTCGATGTCAAACGCGCCACCATCGTCGCGTTTTTCGCCTGGGTGTTCGCTGTCTACGACTTCATCTTGTTTGGCACGCTGTTGCCGGAGATCGGCAAGCACTATGGCTGGGATGCCGCGATGCAAGCCGAGATCGCGACGCTGGTTGCCATCGGCACGGCAGTGATCGCGTTTGCGATCGGACCGGTGCTCGACCGTGCCGGGCGTAAGGCGGGACTGCTCTGGACGGTGGCGGGCGCGGCCCTGTGTTCTGGCCTGACGGTTGTCGGCGGAGCGCTCGGACAATGGCCGCTCGTGCTGATCCGCTCGCTATCGGGCCTGGGCTACGCCGAGGAAACCGTGAACGCGACTTACCTCAACGAGCTGTATTCGGCCGCCAACGATCCGCGCCTGAACCGCAACAAGGGCTTTATTTATAGCCTCGTGCAAGGCGGCTGGCCGATCGGCGCACTGATTGCGTCGGGACTGACGGCCGTGCTGTTGCCGCGCATCGGCTGGCAGGGCTGCTTCATCTTCGCGACGTTTCCTGCCATTGTGATCTTCTTCATGACGCGCCGCCTCAAGGAGAGCCCGCAGTTCCTGCTGCACAAGCGCATCAAGACTTTGCGCGAATCAGGCGATGACCACGGCGCACGAGCGCTCGCCGGCGAACATAGCGTGGACTACGAGCAGCACAGCCGCGCCGGGCTGCGTGAAGCGTTTCGCGGTACGTCGCTGCGCGCGACGCTCGTGCTGGGCGGCGGGATCCTGCTGAACTGGTCCGCCATCCAGGTCTTCAGCGTGCTCGGCACCACCGTGCTCACGCGCGTGCACAACGTGTCGTTCGAGAACTCGCTCTTGATCCTCGTGTTGTCGAACGTGATCGGCTACTGCGGGTATCTGAGCCACGGCTGGATTGGCGACAAGATCGGCCGCCGCAATACGCTCGCAATCGGCTGGATGCTCGGCGGGCTCGCATTCGCCGGCATGCTGCTCGGGCCGAGCAGCACAGGCGTGGTGGTCGCGTTGTATAGCCTCGGGCTCTTCTTCCTGATCGGGCCGTATTCGGCGGCGCTGTTTTTTATCGGAGAAAGTTATCCGACGTCCATTCGCGGCACGGGCAGCTCGATCGTCCACGCGATGGGTCCAATCGGCGCGATTCTCGCGGGCGTCGGCGTCACCGCGATGCTCAACCACGGCGGCGACTGGATGCACGCCGCGATCTGGTTCGGCGCGGTGCCGTGCTTCCTGTCCGGCGTGCTGATCTTCTTTGCAAAACACGTCAATCCCGAGGAAGTCAAATGA